The following proteins are co-located in the Urocitellus parryii isolate mUroPar1 chromosome 15, mUroPar1.hap1, whole genome shotgun sequence genome:
- the C5ar1 gene encoding C5a anaphylatoxin chemotactic receptor 1, with protein MAFMDNSTFDYPYDYAGVTLDPDTPVDNTSYKLPATDKIALFIFFVVFLVGVPGNALVVWVTAFEAKRTINAIWFLNLAVADLLSCLALPVLFASVIMQSNWHFGEAACRILPSLILLNMYASILLLATISADRFLLVFNPIWCQNFRGAGLAWIACSVAWGLALLLTIPSFLYRTVREEHFPHKIICGVDYGSDGRRKERAVAIVRLVVGFLWPLFTLNICYAFLLFRTWRRKATRSTKTLKVVVAVVTSFFIFWLPYQVTGMIMALYPSSSGVFLQVRKLDSLCVSVAYLNCCINPIIYVVAGRGFQGRLRRSLPSILRNALTEESQGRESKSFTRSTVDTPSQKTQVV; from the exons ATG GCCTTCATGGATAACAGCACCTTTGATTACCCTTACGACTACGCGGGTGTCACCCTGGACCCCGACACACCTGTGGACAACACTTCCTATAAGCTGCCAGCTACGGACAAAATAGCTCTGTTCATCTTTTTCGTGGTCTTCCTAGTGGGTGTGCCGGGCAATGCCCTGGTGGTCTGGGTGACAGCATTCGAGGCCAAGCGAACCATCAACGCCATCTGGTTTCTGAACTTGGCAGTGGCTGACCTCCTCTCCTGCCTGGCACTGCCCGTCTTGTTTGCATCTGTCATAATGCAAAGCAACTGGCACTTCGGGGAGGCGGCCTGCCGGATCCTGCCGTCCCTCATCCTGCTCAACATGTACGCCAGCATCCTGCTCCTGGCCACCATCAGCGCAGATCGCTTCTTGCTGGTGTTCAATCCCATCTGGTGCCAGAACTTCCGCGGGGCGGGCTTGGCCTGGATCGCCTGCAGCGTGGCCTGGGGCTTGGCCCTGCTCCTGACCATTCCCTCCTTTCTGTACCGCACGGTGCGCGAGGAGCATTTCCCACACAAGATCATCTGTGGCGTGGACTACGGGAGCGACGGCCGGCGCAAGGAGAGGGCCGTGGCCATCGTGCGCCTGGTGGTGGGCTTTCTGTGGCCGCTCTTCACCCTCAATATCTGCTACGCCTTCCTCCTATTCCGCACGTGGAGACGCAAGGCCACGCGCTCCACCAAGACGCTCAAGGTGGTGGTGGCCGTGGTGACCAGCTTCTTCATCTTCTGGTTGCCCTACCAGGTGACAGGGATGATAATGGCTTTGTACCCCAGTTCCTCGGGGGTCTTCCTGCAGGTGCGCAAGCTGGACTCCCTGTGCGTCTCTGTCGCCTACCTTAACTGCTGTATCAACCCCATCATTTATGTGGTGGCGGGCAGGGGCTTCCAGGGCCGCCTGCGCAGGTCCCTCCCCAGCATTCTCCGCAACGCCTTGACCGAGGAATCCCAGGGCCGGGAGAGCAAGTCTTTCACGCGCTCCACCGTGGACACCCCGTCCCAGAAGACCCAAGTGGTGTAA